A genomic stretch from Calonectris borealis chromosome 6, bCalBor7.hap1.2, whole genome shotgun sequence includes:
- the LYPD6B gene encoding ly6/PLAUR domain-containing protein 6B: MLLFYHMLAGAFLPFFILSGNGVSAENINFYNVRPPLDPTPFPNSFKCFTCDNAVDNYNCNRWAEDRWCPESTQYCLTVHLFTDHGKSTSVTKKCATGEECHFVGCHHHRESGHTECVSCCEGMICNVEIPTNHTNAVFAVLHARRSSDGSRRTVNVAVLVSVVMIALS; this comes from the exons ATGCTGTTATTCTATCACATGCTGGCCGGAGCCTTTCTTCCGTTCTTCATCCTTTCAGGAAATGGGGTTTCAGCTGAGAACATCAACTTTTACAATGTGAGACCTCCACTAGACC ccacTCCATTTCCAAACAGCTTTAAGTGCTTTACCTGTGATAATGCAGTGGACAATTACAACTGTAACAGATGGGCTGAAGATAGGTGGTGTCCTGAAA GTACTCAATACTGTTTGACAGTTCATCTCTTCACAGACCATGGGAAGAGTACATCAGTCACCAAAAAATGTGCTACTGGAGAAGAATGCCATTTTGTAGGTTGCCACCATCACAGAGAAAGTGGCCACACA GAATGTGTTTCTTGCTGCGAAGGCATGATTTGCAATGTAGAAATACCAACCAACCACACAAATGCAGTATTTGCTGTATTGCATGCCCGGAGATCGTCGGATGGCAGCAGGCGGACAGTCAACGTTGCAGTGCTTGTATCAGTCGTGATGATCGCGTTGTCGTGA